A section of the Leptospira kobayashii genome encodes:
- a CDS encoding ABC1 kinase family protein translates to MNPEPKVRSLRIYSFVFKTIFAYYLRSKLLRKFISESSWETKKKKFLSKKGKEAKDIFFSLGGVYIKIGQFISNLFHLLPEEFLWELQDLQDRVPSKPFSEIQKRWHSNFSTPMQEVFHDIGVEAHASASTAQVHIGYYKDKKVAIKVLYNGIEEEARADLKTIKKIIWIVDRFLFSISGREVAKQLEEMIHKELDLRNELHYLQKTILAFQTEKDFCFPEPVVEFCTKSILVTEFIEGKKIYEVPPHEFGNRKNPYLEKLIRAYMLMIFEYRFFHADPHPGNLILLENGQLCFIDFGAVQEISEDDSRNLERLLISSMQKDYHTMAEVLIEMGAVSENLKKEELCKILKYSLSKLNRILSSTKNFRNIGWDTLKPGEDLRFLREIQVSLKRLLAALQLPPNFLSLHRVLALLMGNFSYLDPTRSLFEYAEKPFQQVVLKGSSWRKRWREEGEEIVASALSLPKELNEFFYKLNRGEFKFQWTEDKDTAERKILLRELLSFGVLGSLFFYFGIYYAEKSWKEPSLLFYMLAGLSFWSFARSAWAYQNKK, encoded by the coding sequence ATGAATCCGGAACCCAAAGTCCGTTCTTTAAGAATATACTCTTTTGTTTTTAAGACGATTTTTGCTTATTATCTTAGATCCAAACTTCTAAGAAAATTCATTTCGGAATCTTCCTGGGAGACAAAGAAAAAAAAATTCCTCTCGAAAAAAGGCAAAGAAGCAAAAGATATATTCTTTTCGTTAGGCGGAGTCTATATAAAGATCGGACAGTTCATCAGCAATTTATTTCATCTGTTGCCGGAAGAATTTTTATGGGAACTCCAGGACTTGCAAGACAGAGTTCCTTCAAAACCTTTTTCCGAAATTCAAAAAAGATGGCACTCCAATTTCTCCACACCAATGCAGGAAGTATTTCACGATATAGGTGTGGAAGCCCATGCAAGTGCTTCGACGGCACAAGTGCATATCGGTTATTATAAAGACAAAAAAGTAGCGATCAAGGTTCTTTACAACGGAATCGAAGAAGAAGCGAGAGCCGATTTAAAAACCATCAAAAAAATCATTTGGATCGTGGATCGTTTTTTGTTTTCAATTTCAGGAAGAGAAGTCGCAAAACAACTGGAAGAAATGATTCATAAGGAATTGGATCTGAGGAACGAACTGCATTATTTGCAAAAGACGATCCTTGCCTTTCAAACGGAAAAGGATTTTTGTTTTCCCGAACCCGTGGTTGAATTTTGCACAAAATCGATATTAGTTACAGAATTCATCGAAGGTAAAAAAATTTACGAAGTTCCACCTCATGAATTCGGAAATAGAAAAAATCCCTATTTGGAAAAACTCATTCGCGCCTATATGCTAATGATTTTCGAATACAGGTTTTTCCACGCAGACCCTCATCCCGGAAACTTGATTTTACTTGAAAACGGTCAACTCTGTTTTATCGACTTTGGAGCGGTTCAGGAAATCAGCGAAGACGATTCCAGAAACTTGGAAAGACTTCTCATCAGCTCCATGCAAAAAGATTACCATACTATGGCGGAAGTGTTGATAGAAATGGGAGCGGTGAGTGAAAATCTTAAGAAAGAAGAGTTATGTAAAATCCTTAAATACTCTCTGAGCAAACTCAATCGAATTCTATCCTCCACCAAGAATTTCAGAAATATAGGTTGGGACACATTGAAACCGGGAGAGGACTTACGTTTTCTACGTGAAATCCAAGTTAGTTTAAAAAGGCTTCTCGCTGCCTTACAACTTCCTCCCAATTTTTTAAGTTTACACAGGGTTCTTGCTCTTCTTATGGGAAATTTTTCCTATTTGGATCCTACCAGGTCTTTGTTCGAATATGCGGAAAAACCTTTCCAACAGGTAGTTTTGAAAGGCAGTTCCTGGAGAAAACGTTGGAGAGAGGAAGGGGAAGAAATTGTGGCAAGTGCACTTTCTTTGCCGAAAGAACTGAATGAATTTTTTTATAAGCTGAACCGTGGGGAATTTAAATTCCAATGGACCGAAGACAAAGATACTGCGGAACGCAAAATCCTTTTGCGAGAATTGCTTAGTTTCGGGGTACTCGGATCTTTATTTTTCTATTTCGGAATTTACTATGCAGAAAAATCCTGGAAAGAACCAAGTCTGTTATTTTATATGTTAGCAGGTCTTTCCTTTTGGTCTTTTGCGCGCTCCGCATGGGCTTATCAAAATAAAAAATAG